The following proteins are encoded in a genomic region of Montipora foliosa isolate CH-2021 chromosome 10, ASM3666993v2, whole genome shotgun sequence:
- the LOC137973433 gene encoding uncharacterized protein: MVKMDKVRDVLGREGRKALNACVKVKIYGRPERQKYDWEQALSRLRRCYDGVSQPLFEYLHSKNFLLLPDENGDPNEIFDIFDIRDAMVRCDELPYVEKYPRPGPRCDEMKELIDRRRAAIERKCRETTDNPEKYSWLVAQRLVRDCFAGGFPRDEGLVPDSELHSTCAIDGSVRFWNDALFLPEIRTDAAGPTSAFGLRVSYGAPVNRDSLRESIAKAAELEKNQNERTSGSMETGLYSGFEAARRVQECYSNAWVLPVNDIFPFKPCEDPDRRDSYSIIDIDEAVKYLDGKKAIQKYPEDDYPGAHDLKRLIDKCSTEVYEERARGHVKYPRMEAERRVRDCFAGPGPVEFAVKNEVLLSKKGEKEEGSWVSKANQTYNIFEIKKEVDRLDSKMLGDLLLEGTYETATKARAEITEEYNKASQKDEIDHGSGIIVQEHFVVTNMHVIEDVMYDASKEVSIFNAVFGECSCEVVHYDAHKDLALLCSKDGLKLEEKEISPLQLSSQSLLPGMQIFAFGFPMSHTGETALFVTGHVSGSKVKFSGQTLVVLNCSLNGGNSGGPILCWVKGQLKVVGVAMQKHFKEILTLEERLKIEKIRESFQTSTICGVSDEEILSATFSSSDPCEIPLKQFKLFSGEKRRRAMSSSSDPCQNPLEQFGFSGEKRKRATSSSSDPRQIPLNLLTLKLYNALETHSQFNLSNAVPGRDVIDFIKDTLGKYNGQHKEELSQILHWSD; this comes from the coding sequence ATGGTAAAAATGGACAAGGTTCGTGATGTTTTGGGCAGAGAAGGACGAAAAGCCCTGAATGCTTGTGTGAAGGTGAAAATTTATGGAAGACCAGAAAGACAGAAATATGATTGGGAGCAAGCTTTGAGTCGATTGCGTAGATGTTACGATGGAGTGAGCCAGCCCTTGTTTGAATACTTGCATTCTAAGAACTTCCTGCTTCTACCTGATGAGAATGGAGATCCAAACGAAATTTTCGACATCTTCGATATCCGCGACGCAATGGTGAGGTGTGATGAGCTGCCTTACGTGGAGAAATACCCAAGACCAGGACCACGGTGTGATGAAATGAAAGAGTTGATTGACAGAAGAAGAGCTGCAATTGAAAGAAAGTGCCGAGAAACGACTGACAATCCTGAAAAGTACTCTTGGCTTGTTGCACAGCGCCTTGTGAGAGATTGCTTTGCTGGGGGCTTTCCTAGGGATGAAGGATTAGTACCGGATAGCGAACTCCATAGCACATGCGCAATTGACGGTTCCGTTCGTTTCTGGAATGATGCATTATTTCTTCCTGAGATACGTACTGATGCAGCTGGTCCTACCAGCGCATTTGGGCTTCGTGTGTCCTATGGTGCTCCAGTAAACCGAGACAGCCTCAGGGAAAGTATAGCAAAAGCTGCTGAGctagaaaaaaatcaaaacgaGCGAACTAGTGGTAGTATGGAAACTGGGTTATATTCAGGGTTTGAAGCGGCAAGAAGAGTTCAAGAGTGTTACAGTAATGCCTGGGTGTTACCAGTTAATGACATCTTTCCCTTTAAACCTTGTGAAGATCCTGATCGTAGGGATTCATACAGCATTATTGATATTGACGAAGCAGTTAAATATTTAGATGGAAAGAAGGCTATTCAAAAGTACCCAGAAGATGATTATCCTGGTGCACATGATCTCAAGAGGTTAATTGACAAGTGCAGCACTGAAGTATATGAAGAACGTGCACGTGGCCATGTTAAATATCCAAGGATGGAAGCAGAGCGCAGAGTGAGGGATTGCTTTGCAGGCCCCGGTCCAGTGGAATTTGCAGTGAAAAATGAAGTTTTACTTTCCAAGAAGGGTGAAAAAGAAGAGGGCAGTTGGGTTTCAAAGGCCAACCAgacatacaacatttttgaaattaaaaaggaagTTGATCGTCTTGATTCCAAAATGCTTGGTGATTTGCTCCTGGAGGGAACATATGAAACTGCCACTAAAGCAAGGGCTGAAATTACAGAGGAGTACAATAAAGCTTCTCAGAAAGATGAAATAGATCATGGATCTGGCATTATTGTTCAAGAACATTTTGTGGTGACAAACATGCATGTCATTGAAGATGTGATGTATGATGCCTCAAAAGAAGTTAGTATTTTTAATGCAGTTTTTGGGGAATGTTCCTGTGAAGTTGTTCACTATGATGCACATAAAGATTTAGCTTTGCTTTGTTCCAAAGATGGGCTAAAGTTAGAAGAAAAGGAGATCTCTCCTTTACAATTGTCTAGTCAATCTCTACTTCCAGGAATGCAaatttttgcttttggttttcctATGAGTCACACAGGTGAAACAGCTCTTTTTGTGACTGGCCATGTGTCTGGATCTAAGGTGAAATTTTCAGGGCAAACATTGGTAGTCCTGAACTGTTCCCTAAATGGTGGTAATTCTGGTGGCCCAATACTTTGTTGGGTCAAAGGTCAATTAAAGGTTGTAGGTGTTGCAATGCAGAAGCACTTTAAAGAGATTTTAACTTTGGAGGAAAggttgaaaattgaaaaaatacgAGAGTCTTTCCAAACTAGCACCATTTGTGGTGTTTCTGATGAGGAAATATTAAGTGCAACGTTTTCTAGCTCTGACCCTTGCGAAATCCCATTGAAACAGTTTAAACTATTTTCTGGTGAAAAAAGAAGAAGGGCAATGTCTTCTAGCTCTGACCCTTGCCAAAACCCACTGGAACAGTTTGGATTTTCTggtgaaaaaagaaagaggGCAACGTCTTCTAGCTCTGACCCTCGCCAAATCCCATTGAATTTATTGACATTAAAACTGTACAATGCACTAGAGACTCATTCACAGTTCAATTTAAGCAATGCAGTGCCAGGGCGTGATGTGATTGATTTTATAAAGGATACTTTAGGCAAATATAATGGTCAACATAAAGAGGAGTTGTCCCAGATACTTCATTGGTCTGATTAG